ACCAGCATCGGAAGTTACGCTGCCACTCGATACTCCGGTCAGGGTTACGGTCGTCCCACCGCCGCCGGTCGCGGGAGTGATACTACCCGAGACACTCCACGTGGAGCCGGTCGTCTGTACCGTAAAGTTCACCCCAGTCTGGTCTGCCCCATTGACCGTGACCGCCTGGCTCACCGGGCTGAAGATGGAACCACTAAGACTCGGCGTCACCGTGTAGGTGCCATTCGGCAGTCCGGCAAACGAGTAGTTCCCATTCGCGTCCGTAGTCACAGTCGCGCTTACCGTTCCGGTCAATGCCACTGTAACTCCACCTCCGGACGCCGATGGACTGACACTGCCGGCGATTGTCCGAACAGTCGCGCTGCTCGGCCTGAAGGTGGCCACCGTAGCAAACCACGTCCCGCTGACCTGCGTAAACGTTGCTGCTATGCTGCCTGTCGATGCCTGAATCTCGTACTCGTCCAGATCACCGTTCACCAGAGTCATCGGAGTAAATCCTGAGCCCGCGGTCGCGGTGTTGAACACGAACCCGTAGCCATAAATCAGCTCTCCGGCAGTTGTCGTCGTCACTGCTCCGCTCGACACGTTCGCGCTCGTACCTGCAGCGGACGTCGACACATCGACGGGGTAGGTTGCGGACAATCCCGTCCACTCAGAAACATGTATCTCTAGTGCCCCAGCAACTGCCGGGGTCAACGTCACTGTATTCGCTCCACCCTTGCAAAGGGGTACATACCACATATACGAGGTCACGCCTTGGTTGGGATCAGTCGCTGGAGTGGCAACTGGAATGTAGGTATTGCCCAGCGTGTCTGAAACAGCCAACGAGCCCGCCGGTCGCGCAATCGTGCCTTGCACCAGCAGAAAATCTCCTGCCACGTTATTGGCCGTAAACGTCGTGGATATAGATGCCGCCGTCGCCTCGTTTCCGTTCGCGTTGGACTGGATAAGCTGGATGCCGCTTACCACGACTGCCTGCGCAGTAAAATTCACACTCGTCTGGTTCGCTCCATTGATCGTGACCGCTTGGCTCGCCGGGGTGAACGTGTAACCGGTCGCGCTCGGCGTAACGGTATAGGATCCATTGGCAAGACTGGCAAATGAGTAGTTCCCGTTGGCATCGGCTACCGTCGTTGCATTGGCCGCTCCGCTCAACGTCACGGTAGCACCGCTTCCACCCGCAACCGGGGTGATGGCTCCGGAAAGATCCCACGTTGTAGCGCCAGTTGCCGCAGGCAGTATTTCGCAAATGCTCAGGTTGTACCTGTCGCCGGTCGGAGCAGTGTCGTTGATCGTCGCCTTTGTGCCTGCCGTGTCCACCGGCGTCGTTCGCATCTGCACCCAATACGTATCACCAGCCGGCGACAGGTACTGGTGAATCAATTCCTGCCCCGAGCCCACAGTTCGCCCGATAGCATTGTCAAAGTCATTACCTACGCCAATCACCCACGATCCGCCGACCGTGGTCACAAGCGAGGCGGTCGGTGCCCCTCGGGATGCACTTGCGCCAGCTGTCGCCCCAATCGCGCCCGATCCGTTCGTTCCGGACGTATTCACCCCTGCAAAACTCATCACTGTCATTGATGCCATGACACTTTGCGACAAGGTCGCCGTCACCGTCGCATTGCTGAGAGAGGAAGTCGCAAAGGCGCGCCATATCTCAGAAGTTCCGCTCTGCCCGTTGGTCCTTCGCACCAGAACCCAGGTCAATCCGCCGCCGGAGATGCCCGTCACCGTTGTATTTTTGCCGCTCAGATAATCCGTAGACACGAAGGCAAGCAATAGCTCGTTTCCTGTTCCAGTGGAAAACGCTGGGCTAGTGATTGTCGTGCTCGCAGTCGCGTGGTCCTGCGACACAGTGACATCGGTAGCAATCGCTCCATGCGCAGACGCGGCTGCAAGCAATGCCAGCATCATGTACACCAGCCACACAACGATCCTGCGGCTTGACACATCTAGCAAATGTCTGTGTCGGCATCCACTCGCGCTACATATAATCTGAGGCCTGCAAGATTGCGATTGATACGCGATTGACGTTACACATGCGAACATAGTTCTCCCCCTCACGTTTCAGTCAGAGCTTCAAAATACGCATTCTGGGGAGGTCAAAAGCTGGCCCTTTGTTACTACTCGTTCTCGTACCTGCACGCAGACACGAGCAACGAAAATATCTGCTATGGCATTGGCACGCCTGTTCCTCATTGCGAAATCAGAGGAGCCATCATCAATAGATGAGTTGCATCCTCCTGGTAATACGCTGTCGCTGATGCAGTTGAGCAAGCGAGTTGCAGCGGTAATTGCAGCATGTCGAATGCCACAGGAATAGCAAATTTCCACTAGATGCGGGGCTGCCACACTTTCTGAATCCGGGCGAGCTGCTACATTTCAGAGTCGAAAGAATTACCACTTCCCTGCGCAAGGAATTGCAATCTTGTGCGGTTGTGGCTTTCGGAAGCTATAGATTATTCAGCAGTGCGAAGTAGCAGTAGATGGTCACACAATTGCTCCCATTGTTGCATCTGCAAGACGATAGCAACTACAAGGTTTGGGTATAACTTAGGCCCGGAGTTTCGTTGGAGATAAACATGAAGCGTTCCTTGGGATCCCACCTGTTCTTAGCAGCAGCATTTCTCGCTGTTGCTCTGCCTGCCGTTCCCTCTTTTGCCGATGGCATTCAGGCGTTCAGTTTCACATCGGCCGTGTTCCGCGATGACGACCCAGGAACCGCCGAACTGGGTTATACGTTCACCGTCGGGAACAATCCGATCGTTGTGGACTCGCTGGGATACATCAATGATGTGTATCAAGGAACCCATACCATTGCGATCTTCGATGTGGCCACCCAGCAGATGGTTCCTGGAGCACTGGCGACAGTGACGACACCATACGGAAGCGCCATCGACACTTACTTTACGTATACCGCGTTGAGTACCCCTGTGACGCTGGCCGCGAACACCGAATACCAGATTGTCTCGCAGTTTTTTGCCGGCGAATATTACTTTACAGACGCCGAAGGATTCACTTCCGCTCCGGGTGTAACGTTCGGAATTGCGAGCTATGGTAACTATGGCGATCCGCCCTCCATTCCGGTATTTGCGACCGGAAGTTATGCGGGCAACGATCCGGGAGACTTTGGCCCGAACTTCACATTTACGCCTGTGCCGGAACCATCATCAATCTGTCTCGTCGTCAGTGGCATCTGCGGACTCGCTGCCACGGGCTTACGCCGTCTGAAACGCTGAGCATGAGGTGGAGGCGCGCGAGCACAAGACCAAGGTTCTCACTCGTGGACCATTGGCGGGTTTTATTGTGTCTCGACTTCCACCCGCTCTTCAACCGTACCGTACACGAGGCCGTCCACTAGGTCCAGGTACTCGTGCTTCTTAATATTCCAATTATTTTCTTCAATGAATTTCAGTCCACGCTCCCTCATTGCGGAAGCGCAAGCAGGCTGTTCGATCAGCCGAAGTATTCCCGCCGCCAGATCGTCGATATCCTCGGACTCAAAGAAGCCAATCAGGCCATCCTCAAAGTACATGCGGTTGATCCGCGTGTTGGAGGCAAGTACCGGAACGCCAACCGCCATAAATTCGAGGATCTTTGTACTAAGCGCTTCATTGCCAAACGAGCGTTTGCGCTTGGGCTCGATACCGAGATCGACGCTCGCCATCGTGCTTGCCACCTGTTCAATCGGTATACCGCCGCCGATCGAAACTCTGTCCCCAAGTCCGTAATCCTTCACCATGGCCGTGAGTCGCTCACGCTCTGCACCATCGCCGAAGATAATCAGTCGCAGGTTGGGGGCCTTGTCTCCAAGCCGCGCCATAGCATCGATGATGAGATCGACGCCCTGGTGCCAACTCAGCGTGCCGGGATAACACATGACAAACTCACCGTCCTGTCGAGGCTTCGACGGCTGTGACCGGAAGATAACCGGGTCGGGATAGTTGAGGATCGTGGTGCACTTCTCCGGGTGCCCCGAACGGCAACCCAACCGCTCCATCCAGAGATGATTGGCTACGATCATGTGATTGGAATAGACAACCGATAGCTTCTCCATGAGCACTAGCATCCGAAACGGGAGCGAACGCTCGCTGATCCTGAACTTGCTTGCGTACAGCTCGGGCACGATGTCGTGGATGTCAAGAATCACCTTGGCACCCATCAACCGGGGGAAAAGTGTCGAGAAGACCTGAAAATCCGGCACGGAGTGTACATGGATGAGATCGTAGGGGCGCTTTGCGTGGCGCAGCGTCAGTAGCCACATCGAGCGGACGAAGAACAGAAGCAGTTTGACGAGATAGCTGAATGGGCCTCCCTCGTCGATGACGCGACGCTGAATACGATAAACATTAACGCCCTTGATTATGTCGAAAGAAGATTGCTCCTCACGGCGCAGCACGATGGCATCCACCTCGTCACCACGGCGAACAAGGGTTTCAGCGTAGCGCCGCACGCGGTTGTCGGTCTCATAAAATGTGTATGCCACCATGCAGATTCTCATCGACTCGTCACCTCCGGCTCGGGCAATTGCACACGAACCAGTATTATCTTTCTGCTTGTACATGGTCGCCGGCTGATTTGTACCAGCATAGAACTGGACGGATGCTCAACAGGCATGCTCTGAGGCCGCAACAACAGAGGAAAATGGAGTGACATAGTGGTAGAGGATCTGGTCATACATCCAGTGAGGCAAAGGAATGTGCGTGTTCACGAGCGGCCTTAGAATTGGAATGGCAGCAGTTTTGAGCGGGCGTAGGAGAGTCTTCATTGCAGACTTGGCAGCACTGGGTGGCCTTGTGCGCTGCCCTCGCCACAATTCCAGAAAGTGCTGTCCTGCTTCAGTCCTTCCAAACTCCGGCCATGAGCGGTAAAGCGCTTCGACACGCTGAATAGTGTTCTCCAGCGTCTCGTATTTATTGTGATACCCAACGGCATCCGGATTGTAGAGGAGACGATAGCCTTGTTTCTTGAGCCGATAGCTGAGTTCTACGTCTTCGTATCCGTAGGTGCGAAACGCCTCGCTGAAGACACCATGCCGGGCAAGAAACGCAGCCTTCACACTGGTATTGCAGAAGTAGCCATGCCTGAAGTCGAGCTCCATGCCAGGTTTGAAATAGCCGAAGTTGAATTGAGGCCCATAGAGTCCTGACCACTTCATAAACGGTGTGGGACGCACACTGGGCAACCACGGAACGAAGCCTAGGATTCCAATATGTTCCTCGGGGAATTTTTTATGCCACCGGGCATGTTCCTCCGCGAGTCGCGGGCCAGGAATGATATCGTCGTCTCCAAAAAGGATCAGGTCGCCGGCTGCTTCGCGGATCGCGTGGTTGCGCGCCGCAGCTAGACCGCTGTTCTGCTGATGGAAATAGCGCAGCGGAAAGGAGAACAGATGAGCACACTCACGAACCACATCCGCTGTGTGGTCTCTTGAGCCATCATCGACCACGAGCACCTCGCTCATGTTGTGGTCTCCAGTCTGCTCCGCATAACCAATCAGCGTCTTGCGGAGAACCTCAGCCCGGTTATAAGTCGGAATAATTACACTAACCTGCATACTCACCTCAGAGCAATTTCCTGATTGCTCTTCACATTTCTCGTCTTCCGGACTCATTCATCCGACAGTATTCCAAATTCTGCAGTCACGACGAAACCGTATGGTATTCGTTCACTAATATGTCCACGGCGGCTATCTCTTCTTCTGACGGAAGGGTGGCCTTGACGAGATAGGGATAAGTGGAAGTAAGGGCTATGACAATCCACAGCATGATCGCCTGCTGTCCCCATCCAAATATCTCAGCGTTGGTCATCTCGAAGCAGAAGGCAGCCAGGTTAACAAAAAACAGCAGGCATAACCTGTTATCGGGTGATGGCAGTCGACGCGCACAACGGACCGTTCTGAAGATGACCAAAGCAAGCATAAGGCAAACAATCAGCAAGCCCACATATCCGGTCTCAGCCCACAACTCAGCAAAGGCACTATCGCAACTTGCGAATGACATCGTGCGCCCTTCAATTTTGCCAGTCAGGTGAAGCATCGGAAACGACTGTGGTCCAAAACCAAGCAGCATTCGATCGAAGCTCTGGTCTAGCCGCTCTGAAACCAGGCTGTAAAGTTCATAACGGTATTGATACGACTGCCCTTGATACGACGTGGGGTCGACTGTTGCAGCGTAGTCGTTCCAGATCGTCTCCCACACACCCGGCCGCACCACAAGCACAGTCAGGGTAAGCATCGAGATGATAACCATGTATTTCTTGATCTTTCCCCGGCCAAAGAAAAGCAGCAGCGCAAGCGACGCTGCAAGTGCCATCCATGGGCCGCGGCTCGAGGCCTTAAAGATGCAGGTAAACATCAGCAAAATACCTATCCACAGAAACGTTTTGCGTCGACCCTTTTTAGCCAGCGACAGCAAGTACAGTGTCATGGGGATAGCTAGAGCCAGGGCCGTACCGAACAAGATCGGATGGCCGAAGGTAGACTGTACCCGAAGTCCGCGAGCCGTGTCCTGGTACAAATCGCCGCTGGCGCCAAAGCGGTGAATCTCAACTGGAAACAGTGAGATAACGGACCAGTGGCCATAGGCCTCCATCACACCGAAGACAGAGCAAACAATCACCCCGCTGGCCAGTCCAAAGAGAACCTTCTTCACAGTTTCGACATCAGGAACGTATTTGGCATAGATGACATAGACCGCAATGTAGTCAAGAAGCAGTGAGAACAATGACTTCGCACTATCGGTAAAGGCAATGGAGTTTATCGCCGAGAGTGTCCACCACACCGTCAACAGGACAATCCATCCTTTGAGCGGAAGCTTCTCAGGCGAGGCGCCTCTTTGCTTGGTCATGAGCAACACCAAAAAGAACAGCATCAAAACGACAAGGCGCTGAGTTGTTATGTCGAAAAGGCCACCGATCGAGATCTTGGACTCCTCTGGGAAGAGAACCAGGAAGAACGCAGCTACCGGCAAAGTGGCGGTAAAGCCCTTTTGCATGGCTACTACGAGCAGAGTGACAACCACGAGGAAGTCGAGAATGATGACAAGAATCATGGAGACCCGTTCCAATTCTTATGTCCGGACCAGATGACCGCGCTGTGGGCCGGAGCAGATAGCTATCCTGGCACTTCTGTATTGATACTTCTGCTACGTAGCGAAGTTACTTTTTGCTGCCGACATTACTGACATTACGGTGCCTGCTCCGTCGCCACAGATAAAGCACTCCGAGCAACGCGCCGCATAGAAGCATGAGCCACCGACTATGTTCCAGTGCAAGTTCCCACTCCTGCGCGTTGCCTCCGTAGTAGGCGGCTACGATGACGCGGCCCCATGAGAACCGAGACATCTCCATGTCTCGTACATCGGATATCCGACGAAGGGCATACACGTAGAGGCTGCGCTTGCGGATGTCTTCGCGTCTTGGGTCGAAGCCGCCGTTCGACACAATACGAATTTTGCGTGTCTGATGCGCCGGGATGGTCAGCTGCAGAGCCGAGGAACCCGCGTCGAGTTCGAAAACAGCGGATGCACCATCGACTGTCACATTAGCCTCAGGTGAGAGCCCTTCTGGAGCCTCTACATGGAACACAGCCCCGCTACCGCCTGAGTTGGAAAGATCTATCTCCGTGGAGAGCATGCGCACATCGTAGTCGCCGTCCATCCTCCGACGAATTGGATACGTGTGCCGTATAGTCTCACCCAGCCCAGCCCAGATGGTGTCAGGCTGCATCTGGTTAACCATGTCCGCAATCTGGTTGAACGCGCCTATGCCGCGCTCGAACAAGTCGTGGTGCGCGTAAAACAGGAGAGGGTTGCCAAGAAATATCTGAATGGCAATGTCAGTTCTGGGTATCGGCACCGCCGCTGAAGTGCGCAACATGCTGAGCAGCCCCGCATAGTTCGTTGTGTAAGGTCGTAGCAGGAATTCCGGATCGTCAGGAAAAGGCTCGCCAAGCGGCACATCGAGTGAGTTCACCGTACCCAAAAATCCATATGCACGTAACGCTCGGAAGGTATCCAACGGCGCTACCCCGTGAGGAAACACCATCACATGGTCGTAAGGAATATCGGTTAACCCATGGAACCGATCCATCCTCGCGACGCTCTGCCGTATCTCCCGTGCTTGTACATCGAGCGGGTTCACGGCGTAGCTATCAAATTCGCGGTGTATATGGTTGTCGCCATGAATGCAGATGGAGTAGCGATCGGGATGCGCACGAAACAATGCGACCACATCTGCCTTGCTACGGTTGTAGTTCCAGGGGATAAAAGCGATGGTTGTGTGGAAGTTGTGCCGGTCCATTTGATCAAGCAAGCCACGATAGTTCAGAGCGCCATAGGGATCAGTCAACCATGGATCGTCGATGGTGAAGTTAGCGTAATGCCCGTCAAGATGCCAACCGTACTCTCCGACGACGTGATTGAGAAAGAGTAGAAATGGCGCGAGCAATGAGAAACTCTTCTCCATTCCCGACGGCTTGCCCAGGAAGGAATCGTCAAACTGCCGCATGTGTGGGGCGAAATAGACCTCGCGCGATCCGATTTGTGCCCGTACAAGCAACGGTATGGAATCGCCGCCCGCCCATCTTGAAGAGATTACCGTTGCAGAGGAAACGGCTGCTCCTTCGAGCCTACATGTGGGAGATGCAACGGCTGCAAAGTTCATGCCGGTAAGCACACCGGCCAGGTTCTCAGCCTGTTCCACATGAACCGTGTCAGGTTCAGCGCGGTCAGACAAGGTAGCGCACTCGCTGACAGTGCCCGCCGACCACGCCTTCACCACATTCCCATTCCCTCGCGCTGTGACGGCGAAGATGAGCAACGGGGTACTGGCTCTGCCGTGCCGTTCAAGCGCTCCTCGAAGTACATTCATGTCAGATCCTGCGAGCGCATCCTCTGTGGCAAGAACCGCAAGCGTACCAGGAGCAGCTACCCGTTGGACGGCCTTAGACACTGCATCCGGAGAACTGGTGTCCGCGGAGATCAGACCAACGCCATAAAAACTGGCAAGAGCTTGAATCTCCTGCTGCTCCAATTCATATGACTGGTTGCCGTGCAACAGAACAAGATCCTGACCATAACTCGAACTGGTGGAGCACACAAGAACGAAGACTCCGAACAGCGTTTCTAGAAAAAATGTGACGCTGAACCGTGCGATGCCGCACTTAAAATACCGTGGCGGATGTCCGCATCGCCCGTCTACATCCTTAAAAACGTTGGAATTGGGAATCATACGAGTCATTTAAGTACATCGGTTAAGCATGTTCTACCGGCCGCAGGTAGAACTGCGCCGTGTCACCCTGTTCCCGCCGATTTAGCGACGCAGCAGATCTGCGCATGGCCCGGACCTGTGCGGGTGATGGTCGCACCGCTTGCGACAAAGGAATATCGTGGCGGTACGACTCGCTGGCCCAGAACTGAAACTCATTGGAGTCGAAGACCACGTTCTCAACACGAAATCCGCTCTTGGCGGCAAGCATCTCAAAGCTCTTCCGACTATGCAGAAAAAGGTGGCGTGGAGCGTCAAGCTGAGACCAGTCAGTACTATAGTTCTGCCAAGCCCAGCCGACGACCGGGATACATACGACGCAGACTCCTCCTGGCTTCACGCGCGCTCGTGCAATCTTAAGTGTGTCAATCGGCATATGTTCAAGCGAATGGCGAAACAAGACAACATCAAAGCTCTCCGTGACCTCGGCCAGCGTCTTGCGCTCCACCCGCAAACCGCAGCGGTCATAAACATCGGACGAGACAAACGGATCAATACCTCTCGCCTTGTAACCCAGCTCTCGCAGATCGGCCAGCAGTGATCCGCCGCCACAACCTACGTCGAGCAGCGTCTGCCTCTTGGTCAAATGTGCTCGCCGAATCGCATCAAGATCAGTCCTTCGCCTCCAGTTCACTAGAAACCCTGCCGGCGAAAGATAGAGGAAGTCTCGCAACGCACGCAGAAGGCTGACGGATCTAGTCTGAAGGCTATAGTAGTCGCTGGGGTAGTAGGCGCTCATATCTGCGGGCGGCGCAGAAAGCGACAGACATCCGCACTCAGCACACTCCCAGTAGGGAAAGACATCGCGTGTGCCTAGCATCATCTCACGCGCCTGATGCAGCGCACCGGCAGGATATCCACATACTGGGCATTGACACGGAGGAAGACCGCCCAGTGGATCTTGTCCACCGTGGTAAGAGGCCGTCTCCGAAGATGGTTGGCCGGACATCATTTTCCATTCCCCTGTTCTGCCGCACGACAACGGTAATACTATGAAGCTCCTGTCATATCCGCAAAGCACAATGCTGACCTATCGCAGTTTCTCCACCACGAGGCGTGGATAAAATGGCCCTCTCCGGAATAGTGCTCGCCGCAGTCGCTCCACCACCTGGAGAGATTTGCCCAGGACTGCCGCGCCTAGCATCTGCTTTCTTGTGAAGCGTGCAATCCGCAACTCGCGCTGTTCGCGCCGTAATTCGCGCGACGCAAGCCGGCGCAGATGGGCAAAAGGTGGCCTGGCCGCCACCGAGGCTGCCATGCCTTCACGAATCCTCACCAGGTCTTCGCGCATCCGAATTTCCTCGCGCATGGCCTTCTCCGCCCAGCTTCCCTCACTGCCTGCGTGATACACCACCAGTTCGTCGCGCAAGATCGTCCATGGTCCTTCGAGAGCCAGACGGAAGGGTAGATCGTAGTCCTCGCCAAAACGCAATGTCTCGTCGAAGTACCCCACGCGCTCGAGTACCTCGCGGCGTACCGCCACGGCCTGATTGAACATCACAAACCGATTGAGCAACACCTCGGCAGGGTTCTTCCATATTCCGCTCGAGCACTTCGGCATCGTGTCACCAATGTCAAAAGTCGACGTGCGCCTGCCGCTGGGATACAGCACCGTGCAATTGCACAAAGATGCCGTCACCTCGGAGCCTGCATCGCATAGCGACTTAACTTGCCGGGCGATC
This is a stretch of genomic DNA from Edaphobacter acidisoli. It encodes these proteins:
- a CDS encoding glycosyltransferase family 2 protein, which encodes MRADPLVSVIIPTYNRAGTVGESIDSVLGQSYPNIEVILVDDGSTDNTQAVLRSYGDSIRVVTQANAGPAIARNRGISVARGDIIALLDSDDLWLPDKIARQVKSLCDAGSEVTASLCNCTVLYPSGRRTSTFDIGDTMPKCSSGIWKNPAEVLLNRFVMFNQAVAVRREVLERVGYFDETLRFGEDYDLPFRLALEGPWTILRDELVVYHAGSEGSWAEKAMREEIRMREDLVRIREGMAASVAARPPFAHLRRLASRELRREQRELRIARFTRKQMLGAAVLGKSLQVVERLRRALFRRGPFYPRLVVEKLR
- a CDS encoding DUF4082 domain-containing protein: MKRSLGSHLFLAAAFLAVALPAVPSFADGIQAFSFTSAVFRDDDPGTAELGYTFTVGNNPIVVDSLGYINDVYQGTHTIAIFDVATQQMVPGALATVTTPYGSAIDTYFTYTALSTPVTLAANTEYQIVSQFFAGEYYFTDAEGFTSAPGVTFGIASYGNYGDPPSIPVFATGSYAGNDPGDFGPNFTFTPVPEPSSICLVVSGICGLAATGLRRLKR
- a CDS encoding O-antigen ligase family protein, translating into MILVIILDFLVVVTLLVVAMQKGFTATLPVAAFFLVLFPEESKISIGGLFDITTQRLVVLMLFFLVLLMTKQRGASPEKLPLKGWIVLLTVWWTLSAINSIAFTDSAKSLFSLLLDYIAVYVIYAKYVPDVETVKKVLFGLASGVIVCSVFGVMEAYGHWSVISLFPVEIHRFGASGDLYQDTARGLRVQSTFGHPILFGTALALAIPMTLYLLSLAKKGRRKTFLWIGILLMFTCIFKASSRGPWMALAASLALLLFFGRGKIKKYMVIISMLTLTVLVVRPGVWETIWNDYAATVDPTSYQGQSYQYRYELYSLVSERLDQSFDRMLLGFGPQSFPMLHLTGKIEGRTMSFASCDSAFAELWAETGYVGLLIVCLMLALVIFRTVRCARRLPSPDNRLCLLFFVNLAAFCFEMTNAEIFGWGQQAIMLWIVIALTSTYPYLVKATLPSEEEIAAVDILVNEYHTVSS
- a CDS encoding glycosyltransferase family 4 protein, which gives rise to MYKQKDNTGSCAIARAGGDESMRICMVAYTFYETDNRVRRYAETLVRRGDEVDAIVLRREEQSSFDIIKGVNVYRIQRRVIDEGGPFSYLVKLLLFFVRSMWLLTLRHAKRPYDLIHVHSVPDFQVFSTLFPRLMGAKVILDIHDIVPELYASKFRISERSLPFRMLVLMEKLSVVYSNHMIVANHLWMERLGCRSGHPEKCTTILNYPDPVIFRSQPSKPRQDGEFVMCYPGTLSWHQGVDLIIDAMARLGDKAPNLRLIIFGDGAERERLTAMVKDYGLGDRVSIGGGIPIEQVASTMASVDLGIEPKRKRSFGNEALSTKILEFMAVGVPVLASNTRINRMYFEDGLIGFFESEDIDDLAAGILRLIEQPACASAMRERGLKFIEENNWNIKKHEYLDLVDGLVYGTVEERVEVETQ
- a CDS encoding class I SAM-dependent methyltransferase is translated as MMLGTRDVFPYWECAECGCLSLSAPPADMSAYYPSDYYSLQTRSVSLLRALRDFLYLSPAGFLVNWRRRTDLDAIRRAHLTKRQTLLDVGCGGGSLLADLRELGYKARGIDPFVSSDVYDRCGLRVERKTLAEVTESFDVVLFRHSLEHMPIDTLKIARARVKPGGVCVVCIPVVGWAWQNYSTDWSQLDAPRHLFLHSRKSFEMLAAKSGFRVENVVFDSNEFQFWASESYRHDIPLSQAVRPSPAQVRAMRRSAASLNRREQGDTAQFYLRPVEHA
- a CDS encoding glycosyltransferase family 2 protein, with amino-acid sequence MQVSVIIPTYNRAEVLRKTLIGYAEQTGDHNMSEVLVVDDGSRDHTADVVRECAHLFSFPLRYFHQQNSGLAAARNHAIREAAGDLILFGDDDIIPGPRLAEEHARWHKKFPEEHIGILGFVPWLPSVRPTPFMKWSGLYGPQFNFGYFKPGMELDFRHGYFCNTSVKAAFLARHGVFSEAFRTYGYEDVELSYRLKKQGYRLLYNPDAVGYHNKYETLENTIQRVEALYRSWPEFGRTEAGQHFLELWRGQRTRPPSAAKSAMKTLLRPLKTAAIPILRPLVNTHIPLPHWMYDQILYHYVTPFSSVVAASEHAC